In Metarhizium brunneum chromosome 3, complete sequence, a genomic segment contains:
- the EGD2 gene encoding Nascent polypeptide-associated complex subunit alpha → MANPRIEELPDEETQRPTVEEQEDSSDDSDAEDGEANLPAGSTAVIHNRNEKKARKAIEKLHLTRVPGITRVTLRRPKNILFVINNPEVYKSPNSNTYIVFGEAKIEDVNATAQQAAAAQMAAANAEAEHAGHNHGEPSKAVESGEAKKDEDEDDGEEVDAEGLEDKDIELVMTQANVSRKKAIKALKENDNDIVNSIMALSI, encoded by the exons ATGGCCAACCCCAGAATCGAGGAGCTCCCCGACGAGGAGACTCAGCGACCTACCGttgaggagcaggaggaCAGCAGCGACGATTCCGATGCTGAGGATGGTGAGGCCAACCTGCCCGCTGGCTCTACCGCTGTAATCCACAACCGcaacgagaagaaggctCGCAAGGCTATTGAGAAGCTGCATCTTACCCGTGTCCCTGGTATCACCCGTGTCACTCTTCGACGCCCCAAGAAC ATCctcttcgtcatcaacaacccCGAGGTTTACAAGTCCCCCAACAGCAACACCTACAT TGTTTTTGGTGAGGCTAAGATCGAGGATGTTAATGCCACCGCTCAGcaggccgctgctgctcagATGGCCGCCGCTAATGCCGAGGCTGAGCACGCCGGCCACAACCACGGTGAGCCTAGCAAGGCTGTCGAATCTGGCGAGGCTaagaaggacgaggacgaggacgacggtGAGGAGGTCGATGCTGAAGGTCTTGAGGATAAGGATATTGAGCTTGTCATGACCCAGGCCAACGTCAGTCGCAAGAAGGCCATAAAAGCCCTGAAAGAGAATGACAATGATATTGTCAActccatcatggccttgaGTATCTAA
- the UBC35 gene encoding Ubiquitin-conjugating enzyme E2 35 produces the protein MALPKRIVKETERLMAEPVPGISAVPHEDNLRYFDVEIHGPTQSPYEGGIFKLELFLPDDYPMTPPKIRFLTKIFHPNVDKLGRICLDVLKNNWSPALQIRTILLSIQALLGAPNPDDPLAADVAKSWKEDEQAAIATAKEWTKKYAQS, from the exons ATGGCTCTTCCCAAGCGCATCGTCAAGGAGACGGAACGTCTCATGGCAGAGCC TGTCCCTGGAATTAGCGCCGTCCCCCACGAGGATAATCTGCGCTATTTCGACGTCGAGATCCATGGCCCAACCCAGTCACCATACGAAG gcggcatcttcaagcTTGAGCTCTTTCTCCCTGATGACTACCCCATGACTCCCCCCAAGATCCGCTTCCTCACCAAGATCTTCCACCCCAATGTTGACAAGCTGGGCCGTATCTGCTTGGATGTCCTGAAGA ATAATTGGTCTCCTGCTCTACAAATCCGGACGATCCTCCTCTCCATCCAGGCCTTGCTCGGCGCACCGAACCCCGACGACCCTCTCGCCGCAGACGTAGCTAAGAGCTGGAAAGAAGACGAACAGGCAGCAATTGCGACGGCCAAGGAATGGACCAAGAAGTATGCACAGTCATAG
- the nuo-10.5 gene encoding NADH-ubiquinone oxidoreductase 10 subunit has translation MSSRYAFTKALKEVRFLFCQTSEQSAAVRSFLTRAYPTMKKNNPQIPILIREAQGTLPKVYARYEFGHEKSQSLDGLSDKQIEETVTGLVKNGA, from the exons atgtcgagcAGATACGCATTCACAAAGGCCCTCAAGGAGGTGCGCTTTCTGTTCTGCCAGACGTCGGAGCAGAGCGCTGCGGTGCG GTCATTCCTCACGCGCGCCTACCCCACCATGAAGAAGAACAATCCCCAGATCCCGATCCTCATCCGCGAGGCTCAAGGGACGCTGCCCAAGGTCTACGCTAGATATG AGTTTGGTCATGAAAAGTCACAGTCGCTGGATGGATTGTCGGATAAGCAAATTGAGGAGACTGTCACGGGACTAGTCAAGAACGGGGCATAG
- the RPL14A gene encoding 60S ribosomal protein eL14, with product MGEAVIEGSNWRLVEVGRVVAINGDHPFAGRLAAIVEIIDHKRVLVDGPSADPTLAVPRQAVPLSKCLLSQFVVDGLIRGSRHGAVKKLWEKNEIDAKWKESNWAKKREQIQRRKNLTDFDRFKVLRLKKQRRFEERKALAKVKASA from the exons ATGGGCGAAGCAGTGATTGAGGGATCCAACTGGCGCCTCGTTGAGGTTGGCCGCGTTGTCGCCATCAACGGAGATCATCCGTTCGCCGGCAGActtgctgccattgtcgagATCATCGACCACAAGCGA GTTCTCGTCGACGGCCCCTCCGCCGACCCTACTCTGGCTGTCCCCCGACAGGCCGTTCCCCTGTCCAAGTGCCTGCTCTCCCAGTTCGTCGTTGATGGCCTCATCCGTGGCTCCCGACACGGTGCCGTCAAGAAGCTTTGGGAGAAGAACGAGATCGACGCCAAGTGGAAGGAGAGCAACTGGGCCAAGAAGCGCGAGCAGATCCAGCGGAGGAAGAACCTGACCGACTTCGACCGCTTCAAGGTTTTGCGACTCAAGAAGCAGCGACGATTCGAGGAGCGCAAGgctctggccaaggtcaaggcctCCGCATAG
- the atp7 gene encoding ATP synthase subunit d, whose product MAATRSAALKIDWVKVTSSLGLRGQTVASLQAFKKRNEDARRKVQQLSEQPTTVDFAAYRSTLKNQAVIDEIEKRFNAFKPTTYDVSRQLKAIDAFEVEAVKNAEATKQAVDLELKDLAATLKNIEEARPFEDLTVDEVAAAEKSIDEKTTQLISKGRWMVPGYKEKFGDLALV is encoded by the exons ATGGCGGCCACG CGAAGCGCAGCTCTCAAGATCGACTGGGTAAAGGTTACCAGCTCGCTGGGCCTTCGCGGTCAGACAGTCGCCTCCCTCCAGGCCTTCAAGAAGAGAAACGAAGACGCCCGCCGCAAGGTCCAGCAGCTGTCCGAGCAGCCTACGACggtcgactttgccgcctACCGATCTACGCTCAAGAACCAGGCCGTCATCGACGAGATTGAGAAGCGCTTCAACGCCTTCAAGCCCACCACCTACGACGTCAGCCGCcagctcaaggccattgacgCCTTCGAGGTTGAGGCCGTCAAGAACGCCGAGGCCACCAAGCAGGCTGTTGATCTCGAGCTCAAGGATCTCGCTGCCACTTTGAAGAACATCGAGGAGGCTCGTCCCTTCGAGGACCTCACTGTC GACGAagttgctgccgccgagaagTCCATCGACGAGAAGACCACCCAACTCATTTCCAAGGGCAGATGGATGGTGCCTGGATACAAG GAGAAGTTCGGCGACCTGGCGCTGGTGTAA